In one window of Hyla sarda isolate aHylSar1 chromosome 1, aHylSar1.hap1, whole genome shotgun sequence DNA:
- the LOC130369262 gene encoding olfactory receptor 5V1-like, whose product MNQIITMNQTSVKDFSILALTDHPDLKIALFCALLLIYLLTLAGNIIIILISHLDTNLQAPMYFFLRNLSFLDIFYTSTTMPKMLQLLLAKKRLISFSGCVAQMYIFIALVGTECVLLAVMSYDRFLAVCNPLRYSSIMNHMLCPILAGISWLSGLVNSVVHTVFTFRLHFCDSNTINYFYCDIPPILSISCDNTTVNETLLLSIGVFIGWTPFLCIMVSYIYIILTIIKMKSTEGKQKAFSTCSSHLTVVILYFGSVLFSYVRPTSSYSMAKDRLISVLYSIVCPMLNPVIYTLKNQDFKNALHRKFINRQ is encoded by the coding sequence ATGAATCAGATTATTACTATGAATCAGACATCAGTCAAAGACTTTTCCATTCTGGCGCTGACAGACCACCCTGATCTAAAAATCGCTCTATTCTGTGCTCTCCTGTTGATATATTTACTGACATTAGCAGGTAATATAATCATTATATTGATTTCACATTTGGACACAAACTTACAAGCACCAATGTACTTCTTCTTGAGAAATTTATCCTTTTTGGACATTTTCTATACTTCAACTACTATGCCAAAAATGTTGCAGTTGCTCTTGGCAAAGAAAAGGTTAATTTCATTTTCAGGCTGTGTGGcccaaatgtatatatttatcgcCCTTGTAGGCACTGAATGCGTTCTACTTGCAGTAATGTCATATGACCGGTTTCTTGCTGTTTGCAACCCTCTTAGATATTCTTCTATCATGAATCATATGTTGTGCCCTATACTTGCAGGTATATCTTGGCTTTCTGGACTTGTAAACTCTGTAGTCCACACGGTCTTTACTTTTCGCCTTCACTTCTGTGACTCCAACACAATCAATTACTTTTATTGTGACATACCGCCAATCCTTTctatttcatgtgacaacacaacAGTCAATGAAACGTTATTGTTGTCTATTGGAGTTTTCATTGGATGGACACCATTCTTGTGCATTATGGTTTCTTATATCTACATTATTTTGACCATTATAAAAATGAAATCTACTGAAGGAAAACAAAAGGCCTTTTCTACTTGTAGCTCCCACCTTACAGTGGTCATTTTATACTTCGGCAGTGTCCTCTTTAGTTATGTAAGGCCAACTTCTTCATACTCTATGGCCAAAGATAGGCTAATTTCTGTTCTTTATAGCATTGTATGTCCAATGTTGAACCCAGTGATTTATACATTGAAGAACCAAGATTTTAAAAATGCTTTACATAGAAAATTCATAAATAGACAATAA